One window from the genome of Dermacentor silvarum isolate Dsil-2018 chromosome 7, BIME_Dsil_1.4, whole genome shotgun sequence encodes:
- the LOC119457599 gene encoding serine palmitoyltransferase 2, translating into MGLREEDTTILDKTSHCCNGVVHSETPKSEANAKHEEKKPRVRGKDYFEETPLLMALSTYLSYVILGIFGHIRDFMRSTGLEETHMSTEHDRKGYVPLYQSFESFYTRNVYRRIRDCLNQPICSVPGAVIDLVDRVSYDNNWTFVMPGTVTKAINMGSYNYLGFAENSGPVVDEVQRSIEHYGSGTCSSRHELGTLAIHQELEELMARFLGVEACLTVGMGFATNSTNIPGLAQKGCLLLSDELNHASLILGCRLSGATIRVFKHNNMKDLERKLRDAIVEGQPRTHRPWKKIIIIVEGVYSMEGSIVMLPEIVALKKKYRAYVYLDEAHSVGALGPKGRGVVDYFGLDPRDVDLLMGTFTKSFGAAGGYIAGSKAVIDHIRAQSHSFCYAASMTAPVAQQIISTCRVIMGETGDGEGQRRIERLARNTHYFRRRLQQMGFIIYGNEDSPVVPLMLYLPSKIAGLVRYLMKRGVATVGVGFPATPLLEARARFCMSASHTKEMLDQALSVIDKAGDYLYLKLSRKKRSTEEIVY; encoded by the exons CATGAAGAGAAGAAGCCGCGTGTCCGGGGCAAAGACTACTTCGAGGAGACGCCCCTGCTCATGGCATTGAGCACATACCTGAGCTATGTCATCTTGGGCATCTTTGGGCACATCCGGGACTTCATGCGTTCTACGGGGCTAGAAGAAACACACATGTCTACTGAGCATGACCGGAAG GGATATGTTCCTCTGTACCAGAGCTTCGAGAGCTTCTACACGCGCAACGTGTATAGACGCATTCGTGACTGCCTCAATCAACCCATATGCAGTGTGCCTGGTGCTGTCATCGATTTGGTGGACCGTGTCAGTTATGATAACAACTGGACTTTTGT GATGCCTGGTACAGTGACAAAAGCCATCAACATGGGTTCCTACAACTACTTAGGATTCGCCGAAAATTCAGGACCCGTCGTTGATGAGGTACAGAGGTCTATCGAGCATTACGGCAGTGGAACTTGCAGCAGTCGTCATGAACTCG GCACCTTGGCCATCCACCAGGAGCTGGAAGAACTGATGGCACGATTCCTGGGTGTTGAAGCATGCCTGACAGTGGGCATGGGCTTTGCCACCAACTCAACCAACATTCCTGGCTTGGCTCAGAAGGGCTGTCTGCTGCTTAGCGACGAGCTCAACCATGCCTCGCTCATTCTGGGCTGCCGTTTGTCCGGTGCCACCATCCGAGTCTTCAAGCACAACA ACATGAAAGATCTTGAACGGAAATTGCGAGATGCAATAGTTGAGGGTCAACCACGAACACACAGGCCATGGAAGAAGATCATCATCATTGTGGAGGGAGTGTACAG CATGGAAGGCTCCATAGTGATGTTGCCCGAGATTGTAGCCCTGAAGAAAAAGTACCGAGCGTATGTGTACCTAGACGAAGCACACAGTGTGGGTGCCTTGGGACCAAAGGGGCGTGGGGTGGTTGACTACTTCGGCCTCGACCCGCGGGACGTTGACCTTCTCATGGGCACCTTCACGAAAAGCTTCGGTGCTGCGGGAGGCTACATCGCTGGGTCAAAG GCAGTCATCGATCACATTCGGGCGCAGTCGCACAGCTTTTGCTATGCGGCCAGCATGACGGCTCCAGTAGCCCAGCAGATCATTTCTACCTGCCGTGTCATCATGGGTGAAACTGGGGACGGCGAGGGACAGCGGCGCATTGAGCGGTTGGCACGCAACACGCACTACTTCAGGCGCCGTCTGCAACAGATGGGCTTCATCATCTATGGCAATGAGGACTCGCCCGTTGTGCCACTCATGCTATACCTCCCTTCCAAGATTGC GGGCCTTGTGCGTTACCTCATGAAGAGGGGCGTTGCCACGGTTGGAGTCGGCTTCCCTGCAACACCACTTCTGGAAGCACGAGCTCGCTTTTGCATGTCAGCTTCTCACACAAAGGAAATGTTGGACCAG GCCCTGAGTGTTATTGACAAGGCAGGTGATTACCTCTACCTGAAGCTGTCCAGAAAGAAGAGAAGCACCGAAGAAATAGTCTACTGA